The DNA segment TTGCCGCCTGCGGGGACCTCGATCAGCTCGACGGGCGACATGCGCATGACGTTGTCCACCATCTTCGATTCGTGCAGCTCCGTCCTGGTTGCGACGTCGCTGCGGGCGGAGACGAGGGCATCGCCCTTGTTGCCGTCGTTCACGATGGTCATGTAGACGGCGGAGGTTGCGCCTGAGCCCATCATTCCGGCGGTTGGGCTACCCATCATCGCGCCTGGGGTCCCCGAGCCCATCATGCCGGGCGTCATGGAAGCGGCTGGCGTCATGGAGCTTGGGCTCGTCGTGGACGCCGGCCTGGCCCACGCGCCCTGCACGCCTATCTTCGCGGCGGGCTGCGCGGTAGCGGTCGGCGGGACGGGTGTTGCGGACGGCTCGTCTTCGTCGCACGCGGCCAGCAGGAGCGCCAGCAGCGCGGCAAGGGCGAGCATTGAGACCAGCTTCAGGTTACAGTGTGACATTTAGTTGACTCCTTCATCGAGGACGCGGTT comes from the SAR202 cluster bacterium genome and includes:
- a CDS encoding copper chaperone PCu(A)C translates to MSHCNLKLVSMLALAALLALLLAACDEDEPSATPVPPTATAQPAAKIGVQGAWARPASTTSPSSMTPAASMTPGMMGSGTPGAMMGSPTAGMMGSGATSAVYMTIVNDGNKGDALVSARSDVATRTELHESKMVDNVMRMSPVELIEVPAGGKAELKQGASTSCSWT